AGCACGTATTCGAGGCCGGCGAACACCGCCCATGGATGTCCCGAGGGGAGTTCTTTTGCCCTGACCTCCGCGACCACGCGCCTGTTGATTTGCCGCGCCTTGAGGATCTCAAGCGTGCGCTTGAAATAGACGTCTGTGGTCCTGCCTGCGATGACATCATCGGCGAAGGCGATATGGAAGAGGTTCTCGTTTTTCATCCTGTCCCTCCATTCATCTTGTCCGGCGTGGCGCCGCTGTTATCCTCAGTGTATTGTGAACTGATTGGACACCACCACGGGGGGCGAGGCTGCGTACTGCCCATTGTGTGAGAAGGCCGTGGCAAAAACCCAATCCCCCGCTGTCCCTCGCGGCATCGTGAAGACAATCGTCCCCGTTCCTGGGATCCTGGTATTTTCCCACGTGTGAGCCGGCGCTTTGGGCGGGACAACGCGCGATGGCTTGAGCCGGGAGTCAAAGATATAGATCGTTCCCGAGGATGCGATCTGCTCCATAGTGACGACGGTGTTTTTGTACGACGAATCAAGGACAGCGCCGAGATATACGTTCATTCGCGTGTTTTCTAATCCGTAGAGATCAAGGTGGGATTCCCATGAGAGCACAACCTTGTCACCTTTTCCAAAATCGTAGTTCCCGTGAATATTCGGCAGCACGGTGATCGCGACGTACGGGTATGATATGGGAGTGGGAGTGGTGGTAGGTGTTGCTGTTGGTGTAGGCGTCGGGGCGGAAACAACACAGTAGACATTACGGTCATAAGAACCTACATACACTTTGCCGTCTGAACCGATCGCGGGAGAGGACTCGACCTTGCCTCCGGTCACGAAACTCCAGAACAGCGATCCGTCGGAATTGAGGATATAGAAGCAATTATCATCAGACCCGAAATAAATCCTTTCCCCTGCGTCTATCGCGACAGAAGAAAAGATCTTATCGCCAGTTGCATACGTCCATGCGAGGGTCCTATTGGAATTAATGGCATATACTATCCCGTCGAGGGCGGTTCCATACACCATCCCTCCGGCACTTCTCGCGGCGCAAGAATAGATAGGGCCTGCCTGGAAGGTCCAACGCAACGTGCCTTTAGAGTTGATAGCATAGAAATTATAATCATCAGAACCAACATAGATACTCCGTGTCGTATTATCGACACTGGGAGAAGATCGTAGCCCACTATACCCTATCGCATAACTCCAGGAGGAGGAGCAATTCGCATTCACCGCATAAAGATTTAAATCATTCGAGCAGAAATAGATCACCCCAGCACTGTCTATGGCAGGAGAAGAATAAATCCTATCTGCCGTCGTCCAACTCCACCGGAGCGAGCCGGTGGAACTCATGGCGTACAAGTTCTTGTCGAGGGAGCCCGCATATATACCCCCGCCAGATCCGGGGGCAGCAGAAGAGTTAATCGCACCGCCCGTTGCGTAGCTCCAGCAAAATGTATAGCTCCAGGGAAATGAATCGTTCAATGTAATCGCGTATATTCTATTATCCTGCGAGCCCGTGTATATCGTTGCACTGCCACTCGCATTGTTTAGAATCAGAGGCGAAGCCTGGATAGCACCTCCTGTTTTATAGCTCCATAGGAGTGAGCCGGTCGAATTGATCAAATACACATTGCTATCTTCTCCCCCGATACAGATATACCCACTGCCGCCTACTGCCGCAGATGAACCAACAGCAGATCCCGTCGCATATGACCAGTCGAGCATGGGAATTAATGGACCGGGACTAGCGCTCTGGCCACTGTGGGCTGCATCGTGTTGAAACATCGGCCACGGCAGGGGGGTGGGAGTCGGCGTCACCGTCGGCGTACTCGTCGGCGTACTCGTCGGCGTACTGGTTGGCGTACTGGTTGGAGTTGGCGTAATTGTCGGGGTCTCCGTTGGCGTGGGCGTAATCGTGGATGTCTCTGTGGGAGTCGGCGTGATTGTGGGAGTCAGCGTATCAGTTGGTGTAGGTGTTTCTGTTGGAGTTTCAGTGGGGGTGGGTGTTTCGGTATCGCAAAAGGCGGCACCGTAGATAAAAAGCACACTTGCGATAATGCATAAAGTGAGACAGAATTGTTTCACTATTTATCCTCCTTGCGAGACAGTGGCCCCCTCCCCTTGATCCCCCCCCTACTCGTGGGAGGGGAAAGGTGGCTGAGAGGACGAGCTCACCCTGGGTTTTTCTCAATACACGTGACGATCTGCCCCTCTCTGAAGATATACACGTCGCCGGTTGACTGTGATATAGTGATTGCGATCGCGTGCGTGGCGGCGGTGATCGCGGCGGCGCTGTAGTGGCGGGCCCCCAATCCCTGGGGGAGCGCCGCGGGAACCATCTGCGCCGATATGTAGGCCCCGGCAGTCTCCACGACGCCGTTCGATTTGATGATGAACGCGCCGTCGAGCTGGGCCAGCTCCTTGATGGTCTCCTGCACTCCCGGATTGAGGATCTGCCTGTCCTCCTCCGCATGCCCCTTGAACGGGTTGATAATCATCTGCTCCACATGCTTGAGCACCTCCTTGGTGTCCCCGAGCACGAATATCGTGCCCACCGAATGCCCCTCGCGCCCCTCGTTGGCAATACCGATGGCAAGGCGCACGAGCTGATCGAAGACCATGTGATCAATGTCGTCCGTGAACTTGAGGGCCTCGGGGGAGGCGAGCGAGAACTCCTGCCCCACGTTTATGACCACCACGGCGTCAAGGGCTTCCCTTCCAGGACCGCCCGCGAGGAACACGATCCTGTCCTTGGGGCTGATGATCTTGCCAGAGAGCGCCATGATGATGCTGACCTTGACCTGCCCGATGCGGGACAGCGGAATATCGGGGAGCTGGAGCGCATGCGCGAAGAGTTCGGCGCCGCGCGCGACGATCTCCGGCTTGGACGAGACCAGCACCACCTTCAATCTGGGTTGTTTGTGGGAGAGCATTTCAAGATTGATGGGCACATCGCCGTACACGAAGAGCGCCCTGGCGGATATCTTGCGGGCGATGCTGAGCGCCGATTTTATGAGCTCCGCGGTGACCGTTGCCGGTTTGATCCTCTTTGCTTCCTTCTTTGGATGCTTTGTCATGGTTGTGTTCCTCCGTGAACGCTTGTTCTATCCGTTTGAACCGTGTGAACCGTTCGAACAATCTGAATCGTTTGAAGCGTTAAGCGGCTCAAACAGTTCACACAGCTCACACGGCTCAAACTTTTTTCTCAGTGTTTGAGTCCCGCCTCGCGGGCGAACTCTTCCAATGCCTCCCGCTGACGCGGGGTGAGGTTGCGGGGCGTCGCCACCTTGAGCTTGACAAACATGTCCCCCCGCTGGCCCCCCGCCCCCTCGACGCCGCGGCCCTTGAGCCGGAGCGAGGTCCCCGTCTGCACACCGGGCGGGATCTTGACCACCGCGGCGCCCTTCATGGTGCGGACGCGCATCGCGGAGCCGAGTACGGCCTGGGCGAAATTGATCGGGATCTCGCAGTAAATGTTCTGCCCCTTCCTCTCAAAAAAGTGATGGCTCCCGAGACGGACAATCAAAATCAGGTCTCCCGGCGGCCCCCCGCTCACCCCGGGCTCCCCCTGCCCCGCGATTCTTATCTTCGAGCCGTTATCCACACCTGGGGGAATCCTCACGGAGATTCTTTTCTGATGCGTCACTGTCCCATTCCCGTCACAGGCCGGGCAGGGCTGCTGGATAATGTGCCCCCTGCCGTAACAGCGCGGGCAGGGCCTGCTCACCGCGAATCCTCCCTTGGCAATGGAGACGGTGCCCGTGCCGCGGCACTCGGGGCATTCCTGAACGCGCGATCCGGCCTTCGCCCCCGTCCCGCCGCACGAGGGACAACTCTCCTCCCGGGGAATGGTAACTGTCTTCTTCCCCCCCTTGATCGCCTCCTCGAACGGAATCTCAATCTCGCAGGTCAGATCCTCACCGCGGCGCGGCCCGTAGCGCTCCCGACGAGAATGGCTCCCCTTGTCGAAAAAGGAGCCGAAGATGTCTCCAATGTCCCCGAAGCCACCGTAGTCTCCGAATTCGAACCCCTTACCCCCCGCCTTCTGGAAACCATCAAAGCCGCCCGGACCGAAGTTAAATGAGTACGCAGCATCCTTCATCTGGTCATACTGTTTTCGCTTCGGAGGATCAGAGAGCACATCATGCGCCTGGGAGATCTCCTTGAATTTCTCCTCGGCAACCTTGTTGCCCGGGTTGGTGTCGGGATGGTATTTCTTCGCGAGCGCGCGGTAGGCGCGCTTGATCTCCTCCGCGCCCGCGCCCTTCTTCACGCCCAGTATGTCGTACAGGTCCTTCTTGGCCATGGGTCACACCGTTTTCGCCGCCCCCTGCCCGAGGGGGCAGGCGGGATCGCTGAAAAAGAAATCCCCGCTGTACGCGAATATCCGGGAGGCGCACCCGCGGCATTCCTCAAAATAGCCGCACGCCGCGCACGGCCCCTCCCTCAGCGCCGCGCTCCGGATCTTCTTCAGCAGGGGGCTCTCCCGCATGACACGCCATATCTCCTGGAGCGGCTTCACGCGCACGTTGCCGAAAGTCAGCGACGCGGGCGCGAACATGCAGGGGCGCACATCCCCGTTTGTTTGTATATAGATGTAGTCTCCAAAGATGCATCCCTGCTTTTCCGCGACGACGATGCCGCTCCGGCCGGCGGGCCATCCGCTGCCCCACGCGCGCTCCCTGACCACCGCGCCAAAGAACGGCTCATCGAAGAATATCTGCACCGGACTCGTCCGCATGAGCCCGGCGACCTGTTCGATCGCCGCGCGATACTCTTCCGCCGTGGGCGCGATCGCGCTGAAATCCTTCCAGGGAGAGAACGGCTCAATGCCGATAATGACGAGCGCCTTCGCCCCCAGCGATTCGGCGAGACGAACCAGGTCCCCGATCTGATCCTTGTTGGCGCGGGAAAAAACGGTGGTTACCCCATGGAGAATACCGGCGCGTCCCGCCAGGCGCGCGTTCCGCAGCATCGTCTCCCAGCATGCCCCCGTCTTGATCCGCTCATAGGTGCGCTTGTCGGCGCCGTCGATGCTGAAGAGCACCTTCACCTTGAGCCGGGCGAGCTTTTCGATCATCCCTTCATCGAGCACGAGGCCATTGGTGATGGCATGAACGTCCAGCCCCCGCTCTTTCATGAGCCCGATCAATTCAAAAATATCATCCCTTAAAAAAGTCTCTCCCCCTTCCAGGATGACCCAGCCGGGCACGAGCGCGGAGATCGCATCGATGAGCGTCCTCGCCTCGCCCGTGGAGAGGTCGTCCCCCATCATCCCCGGGCAGTGGACGCAGTTCAGATTGCACTTGCTGGTGATGGCCCAGTCAATAAAATAAGGCGCCTTCACAGGCGTGACCTCAGGTGAGGAATATAGATCTGGTCGAACAGGCTGCCGCTCGCGTTACGGATCTCGAGATGCTCCACGAGCTTCTCGTACCTGCCCCCGGCAAGGCCGTCGGCAATGATGGCGG
This sequence is a window from Candidatus Auribacterota bacterium. Protein-coding genes within it:
- the dnaJ gene encoding molecular chaperone DnaJ codes for the protein MAKKDLYDILGVKKGAGAEEIKRAYRALAKKYHPDTNPGNKVAEEKFKEISQAHDVLSDPPKRKQYDQMKDAAYSFNFGPGGFDGFQKAGGKGFEFGDYGGFGDIGDIFGSFFDKGSHSRRERYGPRRGEDLTCEIEIPFEEAIKGGKKTVTIPREESCPSCGGTGAKAGSRVQECPECRGTGTVSIAKGGFAVSRPCPRCYGRGHIIQQPCPACDGNGTVTHQKRISVRIPPGVDNGSKIRIAGQGEPGVSGGPPGDLILIVRLGSHHFFERKGQNIYCEIPINFAQAVLGSAMRVRTMKGAAVVKIPPGVQTGTSLRLKGRGVEGAGGQRGDMFVKLKVATPRNLTPRQREALEEFAREAGLKH
- a CDS encoding diadenylate cyclase, whose protein sequence is MTKHPKKEAKRIKPATVTAELIKSALSIARKISARALFVYGDVPINLEMLSHKQPRLKVVLVSSKPEIVARGAELFAHALQLPDIPLSRIGQVKVSIIMALSGKIISPKDRIVFLAGGPGREALDAVVVINVGQEFSLASPEALKFTDDIDHMVFDQLVRLAIGIANEGREGHSVGTIFVLGDTKEVLKHVEQMIINPFKGHAEEDRQILNPGVQETIKELAQLDGAFIIKSNGVVETAGAYISAQMVPAALPQGLGARHYSAAAITAATHAIAITISQSTGDVYIFREGQIVTCIEKNPG
- a CDS encoding PQQ-binding-like beta-propeller repeat protein, translating into MKQFCLTLCIIASVLFIYGAAFCDTETPTPTETPTETPTPTDTLTPTITPTPTETSTITPTPTETPTITPTPTSTPTSTPTSTPTSTPTVTPTPTPLPWPMFQHDAAHSGQSASPGPLIPMLDWSYATGSAVGSSAAVGGSGYICIGGEDSNVYLINSTGSLLWSYKTGGAIQASPLILNNASGSATIYTGSQDNRIYAITLNDSFPWSYTFCWSYATGGAINSSAAPGSGGGIYAGSLDKNLYAMSSTGSLRWSWTTADRIYSSPAIDSAGVIYFCSNDLNLYAVNANCSSSWSYAIGYSGLRSSPSVDNTTRSIYVGSDDYNFYAINSKGTLRWTFQAGPIYSCAARSAGGMVYGTALDGIVYAINSNRTLAWTYATGDKIFSSVAIDAGERIYFGSDDNCFYILNSDGSLFWSFVTGGKVESSPAIGSDGKVYVGSYDRNVYCVVSAPTPTPTATPTTTPTPISYPYVAITVLPNIHGNYDFGKGDKVVLSWESHLDLYGLENTRMNVYLGAVLDSSYKNTVVTMEQIASSGTIYIFDSRLKPSRVVPPKAPAHTWENTRIPGTGTIVFTMPRGTAGDWVFATAFSHNGQYAASPPVVVSNQFTIH
- a CDS encoding radical SAM protein, which encodes MKAPYFIDWAITSKCNLNCVHCPGMMGDDLSTGEARTLIDAISALVPGWVILEGGETFLRDDIFELIGLMKERGLDVHAITNGLVLDEGMIEKLARLKVKVLFSIDGADKRTYERIKTGACWETMLRNARLAGRAGILHGVTTVFSRANKDQIGDLVRLAESLGAKALVIIGIEPFSPWKDFSAIAPTAEEYRAAIEQVAGLMRTSPVQIFFDEPFFGAVVRERAWGSGWPAGRSGIVVAEKQGCIFGDYIYIQTNGDVRPCMFAPASLTFGNVRVKPLQEIWRVMRESPLLKKIRSAALREGPCAACGYFEECRGCASRIFAYSGDFFFSDPACPLGQGAAKTV